The sequence TTGTTGCTCCTACGTGACGGGGCTCAGCTCTGTGCAATGCCCGGGCATGTTGCGTGAGCCACCGCTCGGGAAGTTTCTCGATTGAACCGGTTAGCCCCGCCCACACGTGAGAGCTCAGCTGATGCAACCGAGTGCACCTCGCCACCATATAAAAGCTCTCTGCTCACCGGCACAGTTGCTCAGCTCACCTAACTCAATACATGGAGAAGATACAGACCAAACGTTTGGAGGAGACACCGGAGCTACACAAACAGGAATCAGGATGGTGTATACCACGGCTCTGCTCTTTGGACACGGAGTGCCCGTCTTGTCAGAAGAAGAAAGTGTCATGGACATGATAGGAAAGTACTTCCTCCAGCTCACATCCCCGGGCCGAGAGAGGAGCTCAGCCCGGCGGGGAAGCGTCGAGAGCTGCGATGAGACGGATAACAACTCGCTTTGTAAGTAGTTTAAAAAGTTGAATGTAGATAGTTTTGTTAATGAAAGAcaatgtttcttctttcttctcacGGTAGACAAAGATGAAACGGcagaaaagtaataaaaacagtACATGTAAGGTTAAAACATCAGTTATAATGAGCTGAGTAGAACACAGAACTGTTAAACACTGACCTAACTACATTTAGATATTAATGCGCTAACATCATAATTAGAACTAACACTATATGTTATTTGGCGGAAGAAGAACAAATTATTTGGTTAATCTCCCTGATGGTGATGTTTCTGATGTATTACATCAGAAACAGGTCTCTAGTCAGCTGATGTGCTGAGCTGTTGTCACTGCTTCTCTCAGCTGCTGATACTCAGCCTTTATTCTGATGAGTACAAGATTTTAGTGCAGTATCCTTAAATAAAATAGGGCATGAACCATACTCCTGcttttgtgaaatatttaaagatgaTGTCAGGGGAGAATATAGGAATACACTAGAAGTGCATTTACTGTTAGCAGCTGTCACAAAACACTTATGAAATGTACTTACTGTGAATTAATGCTGCTTGTTCTAACAGTGCCCTTATTGTCTTTCGACAGTTGCCAACCTGGATGCTGGTCTGGAGGACGGAGAGAGACTCCTTCAACAAGACGTGACCCGGCAGATAGAGCGCTGTCTGACAGAGGCCAAGGCGTCCATCCTCCACTGCCAGGTGTTGCTGCTGCCTCGCCACATGACCGCCAGGGTTGGCCAGGACGTGATGCGTTCATCAGCTGATGAACCCTGCGGGCTGCGGGGCGCCTCCATCAAGGTCTACATAGAGGGTAAAGATGGCCTCAAGTCCCTGGGGAGCATCTTTCCAGACCCAAGTGTCACCCCTACCTTTGAACTGTCTGTGGTCTTCAAGGCATGTAAAGATGACGGCTGGCCGCCACTCAAGCACATCTTCGATACCAACAAAGTGCTGAAGCTGAGACCAGAGTACCGGCTGGTGAAGAGGAAGCTCTACTCCTCTGCCAGTCCTGTTATTCATGATTTCAACTAGGGGTGAAGATAAGAACCCCTGTttcactgtttgtcttttttgtgttaatATCATTCCTGACctcatgttttaaatgtcaggCTACATGCACAAGAGTTGGCCTGGCATGCACTGGAGTTTACTGTGATGTATTTTAGCTGTAGGGAAGTGGATGATATTTTATGTTGTATGAATGTCTAACGTAATGCAGGAAGtcacactgtgtttttctgcacCCTGTAACCACAGGATTTTGCACAGATGGGTTGAATGTTCAAAGTATACACTGTAAAGATGAAAACTTCTTCTCAGGAATGGGCAGGTCTCATTCCTTAATTGTGCCATACTTTTGTTatacaaatgttaaataaatttttTACACTACTGTTACATCCTTGTTTTTTCACTCTTGTGTTTACAGCACTTTTACAATTCACTTATCAcctttaataaaacattggcCCTCTTCCTCGGTTCACGTACCAAAAGATCTTTGAACTTCAAAACTTGTTTACGAGTAAGAAAAATGATTACACAAGGTTGTTTGGTGTGACATCACTCATCATACAGCAGGTTTAGATCAGTTCATGCAGCTGATAAGATTTCCAGTTACTGCTAGAAGACatgttgcagaagaagaaaagtctCTTGTGAAATCTCTTTCAATTACAAGACAAGTGACCACAGACTGATTACGccacagtaaaaacaattttGACTAGTTTTGAGTTTAGATcaaataatctttttatttaacaaatgtACAACAGAACACATGATACATGTATcagctaaacaaacacaaaactctaCATGGTCCATCACACAGGTACAAAACTTGTTTTGTACTCCCAACtaacacattacacaaacatgtttcttacgatgtttacatactgtagcaGTCTGGCTACGTCCTAAgtagtggttcccaaccttggGGTCGGGACCTCCACAAGGGGTCGCTGGCTCACTCAAAGGGTGAGATGAtaggatacagaaaaaaaaaccttttggacacaaaattgtgtttttcatccaGCTTTCTTCtaatttttcctttatttcttgcagatttctgtattttacctCCTCAAACCTctaaaagttattcaaataaaacaaaagtcttTTCTAGAGCTGCAAGATTAATCGATTAAGTCAACtgacagaagattaatcagcaactattttgataattaaataatcattttataagcaaaaaatgacaaaaataaactggtttcagcttcaaatgtgatgatttattgcttttctttgtcaaacgTGATGATTAACTGAAttactttgggttttggattcttagtcacaaaacatttgatgacgtAACCTTGGACTGTGGGGAACTTTAAaggatatttttcactattttctgacgttttatggACATAATGatgaatcaagacaataatcagTAACTTAAGTGGTAGACAATGTAACATGTGACGACGGGTCCCTGGTAGACTTTGCTTTAGTTTAAGGGGTCACgggccaaaaaggttgggaaccactgtctTAAATGACACATAGGGATGCATCAATACTatttcagcaacaacaaactccacattttatgttttcattcattactgCCAGGccagctgtttaaaaaaaagcacattatgttttgtttttagattgatttcctGAAGTTACATTATCATCACATGGTTGTGCAGCTCCGAGCAAAGACTGTTCTGCTGTTTGGAAACTCTGTTGGTGCTTTCATGGACACAGACGTGAAATGTTCAAATCTGCTGCTGAACAGCAACAACACGTTGACGTGAAATGATGAATCTGTTGATTGGTGTACTaatcagtctataaaatgtcagaaaacagtgaaaaagaatTCCCTTCAGCcaaatgcttgttttgtcccaacgATAGTTTAAAACCAAAGATACTCAATTTACAATCatttaaaatggagaaaagcagcaaatgctcacatctgagaagcagGAACCAGGAAATGACAAACAATTAATTGGTTATCAAAATAACTGTTGATGGCGCACCTTGGTAGCCTATTGGTTAAGACGGATGCCATATAACCACGACGTCCATGATTTGAATCCGGCTATGGACCTTTGTTTCATGTCACCCATCATCAATCTCTCCCTTCAAtccctgtcatctctccactgtccctataataaaaagcaaaaagtgtcccccaaaaataaaataaaaaatgttgactAATTTTTTGTCAATTGACATGATTGACAATGTATTGAATAATTATGTActatcaaaaagacaaaaaaaagagccCAATTCGCATCTCACCACATCTACAATAGCTAGTTTGTCTTTTTCCAGATGACGAGGTGTCTTTGAATGCAATGTCAAAAAGAGACTTTTGAAAATGGGGTACGTGACACTGTTAATGTAAACTTAACAAACCAAACTGtttactgtgatggattacacacATCAAGAAGGTTTCATGTCTCTGCAGGTTATGAAGCTGATTTTTACGTTTAATTTCACAGGATCCTGAATTTAACAGAGCTCAGGGCTGCATGAATGCAGGTTGTCAATCGAATCTTGTTCTTTGGAAAAAAGGTCAGCAGAACTGTTAAGTATATGCAGTTAACAGGCTAAAACCACTGCAGTTCCTCTGTGTGTTGGCCAACACACAGTCTGATCAATTGCCAAACTACGTGGTCAAAAACCACAAGTTTGGTGACGTCATTAGAATTTCTCAATGAAGAAAGACGTCCATTCTTTCATCTATGAAAAAAGGCAGCGAATCCAGTTGTTGAGATTTCTGATATGTTTTTAGCTGATCTCAGAATCACATTTTAGCAGTGATCAAACTAATCTGTCTGATGTTAGACCAACATGCAGTTATAGTATTAATGCATCTGTGATTCAACATGATCAAATTTATCAAGAAGAACTCATCCTGCTCTCTATCATCTGATCccaaacaaacatttgctggtgaaaatattctctttctcttcttttctgcaCCTCCTCAGCGAACTACCTTCGCTGGTGAAATGATATTTGGGGAAAGGGGGTGCGCTGGCCTTTTTTTGGCCAGGAGTGAAATCCCATGGTGCTGCATGTTAACCAATCATAGGAACCGTCGAAGAGGAAACTCAATGCAGCTCTCTCAGACACATTTACACACGCACATCCACACATACCCTCGTCTATGCCAAAGCACGAATGCATTAGTGTGTCCACTCACACACCAGGCACACAGAGACGGCACAGTCCTCCACAGAAAACGACCAAAGTGACCAGTAAGTATTCAGCTCCACCTTCTCTGACTCCAAGAGTGGCTCTTTGTCTCTCTTAGTGTCTCGTTCTCTGAAATCTCAAGTCTATTTCTTCATTTTGAGGTCTGCCTCCATGGCACTACGGCGACCCCTGGTGCCTCCATCCTGTAGCAGAGAAACAGACGAGGAGAAACcagggaaaagaaagagagggagagcggGAAGAATAATTAACATAAAGGGtggagaggtcaaaggtcagctggGCCGAGTGATGGGAGGCCCGATGTGATTGACCTCcgcacaaaaacacagcacagtcCACCTCGGAGGGCTTCCTCCCCAaatgaagaacagaaaaaaaaaacaaatgatgatcAAAAAGGAATAATTCAacagaaaagaaggagaaaagaaatTAGAACATGCAGAGACACGGACGGTCGCAcgtcaacagaaaaacacaggaaacCGGCATGGGGTCAATAACCGAAGGTCGACGGAAGCTTGAGTGATGAAAGGTTACtggagcctgtgtgtgtgtgtgtgtgtgtgtgtgtgtgtgtgtgtgtgtgtgtgtgtgtgtgtgtgtgtgtgtgtgtgtgtgtgtccaagtgGGCAAACAGAACTTAAAAGTTTATGAAGGTGATACAGACAGTGTTTGCAGAGATGTgtgtaaatgagtgtgtgtgtgtgagaaactgTAGGAGACAgcaagagtgagagagaggttCTTTAACTCTTATCCATACGACTCTTATCTCTTAATCACTCTGTTAATAGTGATTCCAGTGTTTGATTCACTTTAATGGTCAGAGTTACTGTTTGTCATCTTAGTTATAAAACTGACACAGAAACTTATTAACCAGACTTATAGTGCAGTGTTTGCTCAAGATCAAGGAAGCTGTGCTATAACTTTCCTAAATTATATTGACCTTCACTTAACTGCATATAAATGACTTGAActtgatattttatttgaatagttGTAgttgcaactaaggattattttcaatattgattaatctgtcaattattttcccGATTACGTGATTAATcgtctatgaaatgttaaaaaattgtgaaaaaattgCATTCACAATTTCTTAGAGGCCACTTTGACGTCTTCAGTttcatttgattgttttgtctgactaacagtcagATAGGATAAGTTATTAACTtgactgtcatatatgacaaagaaaaacaacaaactgtcaCACACAACAAGCAGGAACTAGAAACTagaaactgaaacaattattcaatatcaaaatagttgattcattttctgttgatcagctaattgattaatcgttgcagctctactttacTGGTTATACGCTGCAGTGAAACTATATTTCAAACAAACACGTTCTTTGCCTttaagcattttgtttttcgtgctcctgaaaagaaaaaataactattatttaatatatataataaccTTTAATCCAGTTCACTGAAAACAGTGACTGcttatgaaattaaatgtgtttgtgacagTACACTTACCAAAAAGGTTGTACTTAATTACTAGTTAACATGAAtattattgctttattttttatggctCATATATTATTCAGATCCACACTACTTCACCTCCTTCAGGCCACTAATGAactgaacagagagaaagaaaagaagagaggtgAAAAGTAAAGGCATGTGTACccagtgtttttcagtgtgtgtgtgtgtgtgtgtgtgtgtgtgtgtgtgtgtgtgtgtgtgtgtgt comes from Thunnus maccoyii chromosome 8, fThuMac1.1, whole genome shotgun sequence and encodes:
- the si:ch211-39i2.2 gene encoding DNA damage-inducible transcript 4-like protein-like; this encodes MVYTTALLFGHGVPVLSEEESVMDMIGKYFLQLTSPGRERSSARRGSVESCDETDNNSLFANLDAGLEDGERLLQQDVTRQIERCLTEAKASILHCQVLLLPRHMTARVGQDVMRSSADEPCGLRGASIKVYIEGKDGLKSLGSIFPDPSVTPTFELSVVFKACKDDGWPPLKHIFDTNKVLKLRPEYRLVKRKLYSSASPVIHDFN